From the Daucus carota subsp. sativus chromosome 8, DH1 v3.0, whole genome shotgun sequence genome, one window contains:
- the LOC135148299 gene encoding uncharacterized protein LOC135148299 — MDNYYRLYLMPHNQMAHWILVVIWDGDLYILNPLPHNTRFPDLERGLIDALASYHAQSGRAKRTPKVVYLMGSPKQPGGTECGYTVLRYMRDIVMDKEMSFMTKWAVRSRNCYTEEELDEVRMEALEFIEDKM, encoded by the exons ATGGATAATTATTATCGACTATATCTCATGCCACATAATCAAAT gGCCCATTGGATTTTGGTTGTAATTTGGGATGGCGATCTCTATATTCTGAATCCTTTGCCACACAACACCCGTTTTCCAGATTTGGAACGAGGACTAATAGA TGCATTGGCAAGTTACCATGCTCAAAGTGGAAGGGCAAAGAGAACTCCCAAAGTAGTCTATCTTATG GGATCGCCTAAGCAACCAGGGGGAACTGAATGTGGGTATACGGTCCTTAGATATATGAGAGACATTGTTATGGACAAAGAAATGTCTTTCATGACCAAG TGGGCAGTCAGGTCTCGAAACTGTTACACAGAGGAGGAGCTGGATGAGGTCCGTATGGAGGCTCTCGAATTTATTGAGGACAAGATGTAG